In Arcobacter sp. CECT 8986, the sequence TTTTTTTATACAAATTTTTATAATCGCACCTTGATTACACTTCAATGCTTCTATTGAACCATCCATTTTCTCTTCAATAATCAATTTAACCATATAAAGTCCAAATCCATCACCATCTTTTTTACTTGTAAAAAATGGCTCAAAAATTCTTTCTAAATGCCCGTCTTCTATACCTATTCCATTATCCTTTATGTAAATACAAGTATGAGAACCCTCATCCTCTACTTTTATATCTATTTTTCCTTCTAAAGCATTATTTGTCTGTTTTCTTTTTAAAATACTATCTTTTGAATTATTTATAATACTTAAAATACACTGTTTGAACTCATTTGGATATCCATAAATTGTGAAAGATTTATTATTTTTAAAATCCAAATTTACTTCTATATAATTATACTTTATATTATGTTCAACTACTTTTAGAAGCTCAACAATGGCAGAATTAATCTCAAACTTACTCTTTTTTAATGATGGTTTAACAAAATCTCTAAAGTTATCAATAGTATCAGTCATATAACTAACTTGCGTCATTATTTCATCAACAATCTCTCTACTATCTTCTTGTGTAAATGATTTTCTACTTCTTTTATATAATAACTCTTGTGCAATAGTTGATATTTCAATTAATGGTGTTTTCCATTGATGAGCAATAGAAGTAATCATCTCACCCATTTCAGATAGCTTTGACCGGTGAATTAGAAATTGTTCATTTTTCTTTCTTTGATTTTCTAATATCTTTATTTGTGTTACATCACTTATTATTGTTACAATTCCAGCTTCTTCATTATCTTTATTTAAATATTTTTTTCTTCTAATTAAAGCTTCAAACTCTTTTGTTCCAAGTGTAATTTCTGTTTCTATTTGCTCTATAAACTTATCACTTTCAGAAAATAGTTTATTTATTTCAGGCATTATCTCTTTTATCTCTTTTTTCATTATCTCTTTTTTTGAGATATTTAAAGAAGTACATAAAGCATCATTACAACCTAAAAGTTTATTATCTTTACTCTCCCAATAAACAATACTTTGGATATTATTTAATAACACTTTATCTAGTTTACTTTGTTCTAGTAATCTATTTTCTAATCTTATTTTTTTGATTATATTTACAATAAGACCTAAAATCAATAGAACAAAAATAGGCATAAGTAAAAATGTATTATCAATAACTTTTCTATACTCTTCAAAGAAAGTTTTTGGTTTATTTATAATAATTGCATCTTCAGGGATATTTTTAAAATCAATATTATATTTTTTTAAAATATGATAATCAAAATAGTATTTTGAATCAGGAGTTTCAATTGGAATATCTTGAATACTTTTTTTGCCTTTTATTAATTCAAAAGCCTTTAAGCCTGCTAATCTTCCCTGCTCTTCAGG encodes:
- a CDS encoding sensor histidine kinase is translated as MRFKFILLFLPILLFANSQKDILLLHSYNIGLKWTDNITKGVREVFDKYPDYELTTECMDSKKINSKVYFNTLKKLYEQKFSSRNYKVILVADNYALNFVVNNHKKIFNNAPIVFCGIENYEEMNIPENIKKQMTGVIEYKQITKNIQVISKVIPKLNTLYIISDDTLSSLAIKNQIIEESKQFTDKINIIYDNKIDINTIVGKVNKLPKNSAVLFTSLYRDIKGRYVIYNKLRQLFNNSKYPVFAINKIHLGEGIIGGVVVDPEEQGRLAGLKAFELIKGKKSIQDIPIETPDSKYYFDYHILKKYNIDFKNIPEDAIIINKPKTFFEEYRKVIDNTFLLMPIFVLLILGLIVNIIKKIRLENRLLEQSKLDKVLLNNIQSIVYWESKDNKLLGCNDALCTSLNISKKEIMKKEIKEIMPEINKLFSESDKFIEQIETEITLGTKEFEALIRRKKYLNKDNEEAGIVTIISDVTQIKILENQRKKNEQFLIHRSKLSEMGEMITSIAHQWKTPLIEISTIAQELLYKRSRKSFTQEDSREIVDEIMTQVSYMTDTIDNFRDFVKPSLKKSKFEINSAIVELLKVVEHNIKYNYIEVNLDFKNNKSFTIYGYPNEFKQCILSIINNSKDSILKRKQTNNALEGKIDIKVEDEGSHTCIYIKDNGIGIEDGHLERIFEPFFTSKKDGDGFGLYMVKLIIEEKMDGSIEALKCNQGAIIKICIKK